The Pseudomonas sp. PDM14 genomic interval TTCGGCTTCATCTCCCGCGACTCCGGCGATGACATCTTCGTGCACTTTCGGGCGATTCGCGGTGAAGGCCACCGCGTCCTGGTCGAAGGTCAGCGCGTCGAGTTCTCGGTAATGAACCGTGACAAGGGCCTGCAGGCTGAAGACGTGATCGCAGCACTGCCCAGCCGTCGCTAAATAGCACACATAAAAAAGCCCGCGATCAGCGGGCTTTTTTATGGCTGTCAGTAATGTGGAGGCGGCGCCTCATCTTCCGAGATACCGAACTGTCCCTGCAGATCCTCCTGGCGACGAGCCAGCACTGCAAGTTGCTGCTGCAAGCGATCGATAGCCCGCTGCTGCTCGACCACCACATCGTTGAGCGCGGCAATGGTGTCATCCTGGAAAGCCTGGCGGCTCTCAAGCTCGATGATGCGCTGCTCCAGACTCATGCTCCAACCTCGGCAAAGCTGAAGTCGCCGCCCAACACCCCGCGCAATCGCGTGCGCAACTCCGCCACCTGGGTATCACTGTAGGGAACAGCCGGATGCTTACCCCATACCGGCGCCGGCCACGACGCATCACTGCGCCGCCGCACAACCACATGCATGTGCAGCTGGCTGACCACATTGCCCAGCGTGGCAACATTCATCTTGTCGGCGATGAATGCATCCTTAAGCACCTCGGCCAGATGCGTTGTCTCCCGCCAGAGCGCCCGCTGATCATCAAGGTCGAGTTGAAACAGCTCACTCACCGCCTCCCGGCGCGGCACCAGAATGAACCAGGGATAACTCGCATCATTCATCAACAACAACTGACAGAGTGGATAGTTACCGATTAGCAGCGTGTCACCCTGCAAACGAGAATCAAGAACAAACATATCCACTCCTAATAACTGACATCACGTGAGCGCACAGAATAGCGGCCTAGGATACCGGAAGAGTCACCTGGGGCTGCCACCAGTAATGACACCAGCAAACCTATGAGCCGCACCACAAAAAACCATGACCACAAAGCAGGCACCAAAGCAGACCATGCCCCGCGCCGCGCCATATCACGGAGCCCCGGGATACCGAATCCCGAGGCAAGCTCAAGCCAATGGTCGGTAACTTGAACCCCTTCACACCTCCACCGCACCAGAATCGAGCACAACCAATACTTTGGGCTACATTGCAAAGCGTACCGGCGATACCTTTTCTCCCCATCGGCACAATTCAACCTGCAAATCGGTAACACCAGCAAAGCCGGCACACACCGCTGCACGTGGCCAAGGCCCTGATTTCGCGGGGGTTTGAACGTAGGAGACAGAGGCTCCAACGAAACGACAACCAGCCCACGACACTATTTTTCAGCGGAAATTCATCACATTTGAAATCAGACAGGCATTTTGTGCACGGTTGTTGCTAAGAAACCAATACCGCGACGGGTGACATGCACATGCGACTCATCAGCCGCTAAACCGCTTCGACAAGCGACTTGGTTGCACTACGGTGAACCCGCATGGGGCGTGCAATAGATGCCTCAGATGTCATGGAAAACCTGTCGAAGCGACTGAAAAAGCTATGAAATTGCGACATGGGAATTGCTGATTTGCGACGTCGAGATAAATAAATCGTAGCGATTCCGAGGCAAGTGTCGCCAACTAAGTCGGCGTGATATAAGTTACCGCCGACACAAAAA includes:
- a CDS encoding cold shock domain-containing protein; the encoded protein is MGDRETGTVKWFNTSKGFGFISRDSGDDIFVHFRAIRGEGHRVLVEGQRVEFSVMNRDKGLQAEDVIAALPSRR
- a CDS encoding SlyX family protein; this translates as MSLEQRIIELESRQAFQDDTIAALNDVVVEQQRAIDRLQQQLAVLARRQEDLQGQFGISEDEAPPPHY
- a CDS encoding HIT domain-containing protein, which codes for MFVLDSRLQGDTLLIGNYPLCQLLLMNDASYPWFILVPRREAVSELFQLDLDDQRALWRETTHLAEVLKDAFIADKMNVATLGNVVSQLHMHVVVRRRSDASWPAPVWGKHPAVPYSDTQVAELRTRLRGVLGGDFSFAEVGA